A part of Petrotoga miotherma DSM 10691 genomic DNA contains:
- a CDS encoding TetR/AcrR family transcriptional regulator — MTKRQKPSKKNTQYKIGKLIDLAKGELLNHGITNFNYEKVIYDARLSKSTVYKKFGKKDEFIIFLIKNLLDDFFIPFKKYVDDFNTFQEVLDYLSNLNFDVQSLMKEYPIDDLFEHPEITSIINDYYYQRFGKVITDKIAEFQNAGQIRNDIEAKYILEFLTSVTKGMGMMLKDHDFKEVINNYRKLIETALAYKTNSEKE; from the coding sequence ATGACTAAAAGGCAAAAACCTTCTAAAAAAAATACACAATATAAGATTGGAAAGTTAATCGATTTAGCAAAAGGTGAGCTGCTCAATCACGGTATCACTAACTTCAATTATGAAAAGGTTATCTACGATGCCAGACTCAGCAAATCGACTGTTTATAAAAAATTCGGTAAAAAGGATGAATTTATAATTTTTCTTATTAAGAACTTATTAGATGATTTCTTTATTCCTTTTAAGAAATACGTTGATGATTTTAACACTTTCCAAGAAGTTCTTGACTATCTATCAAACTTAAACTTCGATGTTCAATCTCTGATGAAAGAGTACCCTATAGATGATCTTTTTGAACATCCTGAGATTACTTCAATTATAAATGATTACTACTATCAACGATTTGGAAAGGTAATCACTGATAAGATCGCTGAATTTCAAAATGCAGGGCAAATAAGAAATGATATCGAAGCTAAATACATCTTAGAATTTCTTACCTCTGTTACCAAAGGTATGGGTATGATGCTTAAAGATCATGACTTCAAGGAAGTTATTAATAATTACAGAAAGCTAATAGAGACAGCCTTAGCTTACAAAACAAATTCTGAAAAGGAGTGA
- a CDS encoding D-alanyl-D-alanine carboxypeptidase/D-alanyl-D-alanine-endopeptidase, protein MNSIKFKNNLRSSKFFNVLSLTIFIIVFFNFSTISIAAPISSRVPIARDDEDSKKIQIIEPSKIAEPESKPAPTIAPSETPPIPPQIQNELISKLETFHGFVGFELRDLATNEVLIAYNSEKLFIPASNTKLLTALVALESLGDDYKFQTKIYYTGEISNNFRGNLYIKGFGDPVLTSLQYKEILKRATVDRGIKKIYGDIIFDYTFMTEEGFGRGWMWDDPQPQIAAINIWQTSYESFKYKTNYEIRDYINFLTTLYLQEIGVEFWGEIRYEEVPANVTLLYSNYSPPLTDIIQQMLETSDNQIAEQIFRDLGAIYGNGEIEDSENHFKKVIKETLGYDPTDYIIKDGCGLSMYNLISPNMLSDSLFYLYSKYQSKFFDYLASPYEDSTLEKRFNFEIYAKTGTLYYDSAISGIFKSKSGKYYLFSLIENNFPLDVQNVKEFENSIINYLYENL, encoded by the coding sequence GTGAACAGTATTAAATTCAAAAATAACTTAAGATCCAGTAAATTTTTTAACGTCTTGAGTCTCACAATCTTTATTATAGTTTTTTTTAACTTTAGTACCATTTCCATTGCTGCTCCAATTTCTAGTAGAGTTCCAATTGCTAGAGATGACGAAGATTCCAAGAAAATACAAATAATAGAACCATCCAAAATAGCTGAACCTGAATCCAAACCTGCTCCTACTATAGCGCCTTCAGAAACACCCCCTATACCTCCTCAAATCCAAAATGAATTAATTTCAAAATTGGAAACTTTTCACGGGTTTGTTGGATTTGAGTTGAGAGATCTTGCTACCAATGAAGTTCTTATTGCTTACAATTCTGAAAAGTTATTCATCCCAGCCTCAAACACAAAATTACTTACCGCACTTGTCGCCTTAGAAAGTTTAGGAGATGACTACAAATTTCAAACCAAAATATACTATACAGGGGAAATATCAAATAATTTCAGAGGAAATCTATATATAAAAGGTTTTGGAGATCCTGTCTTAACTTCTTTACAATACAAAGAAATACTAAAAAGGGCAACGGTGGATAGGGGAATAAAAAAGATATACGGTGATATAATTTTTGATTATACTTTTATGACAGAAGAAGGTTTCGGGAGAGGCTGGATGTGGGATGACCCCCAACCACAAATAGCTGCAATTAATATTTGGCAAACAAGCTACGAATCTTTTAAATATAAAACAAACTACGAAATAAGGGATTATATAAACTTTCTTACAACATTGTATTTACAAGAAATAGGTGTTGAATTTTGGGGAGAAATAAGGTATGAAGAAGTGCCTGCTAACGTCACTCTGCTATATTCTAATTATTCTCCACCCTTAACAGATATAATACAACAAATGTTGGAAACAAGCGATAACCAGATAGCCGAACAAATTTTTAGAGATCTTGGCGCTATTTACGGTAATGGAGAAATAGAAGATTCCGAAAATCACTTTAAGAAAGTTATCAAAGAAACCTTAGGATACGACCCAACCGACTATATAATTAAAGATGGCTGTGGATTATCTATGTACAACTTAATTTCCCCAAATATGTTATCAGATTCATTATTTTATCTATATTCAAAGTATCAATCTAAATTTTTCGATTACTTAGCGTCGCCCTACGAAGACAGTACTCTTGAAAAACGTTTCAACTTTGAAATTTATGCAAAAACCGGAACTTTGTATTACGATTCAGCAATCAGCGGGATTTTCAAATCTAAAAGTGGAAAATATTATCTTTTTAGCTTAATAGAAAACAACTTTCCTTTAGATGTTCAAAATGTGAAAGAGTTTGAAAATTCCATAATCAACTATCTCTATGAAAATTTATAA
- a CDS encoding S41 family peptidase, producing the protein MSEEFNGYYRFPTIYNDQIAFVAEDDIWVVSSSGGIARRLTTNVGEISDLTFSEDGKWIAFTGRDEGVPDVYIIPSTGGVPIRLTYLGANSKVLCWHNGKIIFSSNYTQPFKRITSLWEVDVEDKRKLKQLDFGIATEISFGKEKGVVLGRKTGDPARWKKYRGGTAGELLIDVEGNYNFRKLLDLKSNFANPIWIQDRIYFVSDHEDVANIYSCTVEGKNLKKHTYHNDFYVRNPKSDEKNIVYHAGSDIYILNLSNNVSEKVDIKYYSTLPQRNRKFAEPTQYFEGFSISKDAENLISTHRGKSFYYNNWYGPVKQLGEESGVRYRLTTYLNLKDEEKVVTISDENNYEHIEVYDLKSGNLIDKVKEYDLGRVMNIVASPKDEEILLTNQRNELILIDLRNHKKIDVDKSTIGPINGYSFSPDGRWIAYSKFINNKQAAIMIFDKVKGEIHQVTEPILFDVDPVFDPDGKYLYFLSYRIFNPIEDRFQMNLAFSKGTKPYLITLKKDFFSPFQEISKSEDREKRKDKEEEIKVDIDFDNIADRIIPFPVSEERYVNIQAAKDKVFYAISTVSGVLEDEEDMLSEKHEKLTLKYYDLTEKEEKTYLEGISEFQISEDKEKIAIRIEDDLRILKTSNPPSPEQEKECENKYTRKCGWIDFHRINVEVQPLLEWRQMLCEAWRLQKFYFWNKDKLDKIEWDKILEKYYPLVERIATRTEFSDLIWEMQGELKSSHAYEMGGEYKPKPVYKIGYLGADLILDEDKNLYKISHIVNGDIWDEKNKPPLLGPGVEVKEGDYLLAINGIEIKDKIPNEILVNYSGKDVEIVVSNGDNIEQKRKYVVKTLKDETSLRYREWVEQNKKYVHEKTNSRIGYIHIPDMGYTGYAEFHRNFLSEVRYDGLIIDVRVNSGGFVSSLILDKLNRKFIGYDLSPYREAEAYQYDSVRGPMVAITNEFAGSDGDIFSHSFKLLKLGKLIGKRTWGGVIGIWPRNPLIDHTITTQPEMAFWFKDVGWDVENYGTDPDIEIDITPKDYKEKKDPQLDMAIEIVLQQLKEDPPIASKDIKKP; encoded by the coding sequence ATGAGTGAAGAGTTCAACGGTTACTACAGATTTCCAACTATTTACAACGATCAAATAGCCTTTGTTGCTGAAGATGACATCTGGGTAGTTTCTTCTTCAGGGGGGATAGCCAGGAGGTTAACCACAAATGTTGGAGAAATCTCCGATTTGACTTTTTCTGAAGATGGAAAATGGATAGCCTTTACAGGAAGAGATGAAGGTGTACCAGACGTCTATATAATTCCATCTACGGGTGGTGTACCAATTAGATTAACATATCTAGGCGCAAATAGCAAAGTACTATGTTGGCATAATGGAAAGATAATCTTTTCATCAAATTATACCCAACCGTTTAAAAGGATTACATCCTTATGGGAAGTCGACGTTGAAGATAAGAGGAAATTAAAACAATTAGATTTTGGCATAGCCACTGAAATCTCATTTGGTAAAGAAAAAGGTGTTGTTTTGGGCAGAAAAACCGGAGATCCTGCTAGATGGAAAAAGTACAGAGGTGGAACGGCTGGAGAATTACTGATAGACGTAGAAGGGAACTACAACTTCAGAAAATTGCTCGATTTAAAATCCAACTTTGCCAATCCAATATGGATCCAAGACCGAATTTACTTCGTCTCAGACCATGAGGATGTCGCTAACATATACTCTTGCACAGTTGAAGGCAAAAATCTAAAAAAACATACGTATCATAACGACTTTTATGTCAGAAACCCAAAATCTGATGAAAAAAATATTGTATACCATGCCGGTTCTGATATTTACATTTTGAATTTATCAAATAACGTATCAGAAAAGGTAGATATAAAATACTACAGTACCTTACCACAAAGAAACAGAAAATTCGCTGAACCAACACAGTATTTTGAAGGTTTCTCTATATCTAAAGATGCTGAAAATTTAATAAGCACTCACAGAGGCAAAAGCTTTTATTACAACAATTGGTACGGTCCCGTTAAACAACTTGGGGAAGAAAGCGGTGTCAGATATAGACTTACCACATACTTAAATCTAAAAGATGAAGAAAAGGTTGTAACAATCAGTGATGAAAATAATTATGAACATATCGAGGTGTACGATTTAAAAAGTGGCAATTTAATCGATAAAGTCAAGGAATATGATTTAGGAAGGGTTATGAATATCGTTGCCTCTCCTAAAGATGAAGAGATTTTGTTAACTAATCAAAGAAACGAACTTATCTTGATCGATTTGAGAAACCATAAGAAGATTGATGTGGATAAAAGTACCATTGGTCCCATTAATGGATATTCTTTTTCTCCAGATGGTAGATGGATTGCTTATTCAAAATTTATAAACAACAAGCAAGCGGCTATTATGATATTTGATAAAGTAAAAGGAGAGATACACCAAGTTACAGAACCAATTCTGTTTGATGTAGACCCTGTCTTTGATCCAGACGGAAAATACCTTTATTTTCTATCTTATAGAATATTCAACCCAATTGAAGATAGATTTCAAATGAATTTAGCCTTCTCAAAAGGAACCAAACCTTATCTTATAACACTCAAAAAAGATTTCTTTTCACCTTTCCAAGAAATAAGTAAAAGTGAAGACAGAGAAAAAAGGAAAGACAAAGAAGAAGAAATAAAAGTTGATATTGATTTTGATAACATCGCTGATAGAATTATACCCTTCCCAGTTAGTGAAGAAAGATATGTAAACATACAAGCTGCAAAAGATAAGGTTTTTTACGCTATTTCTACTGTAAGTGGGGTACTGGAAGATGAAGAAGATATGCTCAGCGAGAAACATGAAAAATTAACCTTGAAATACTACGATCTCACAGAAAAAGAAGAAAAAACTTATCTTGAGGGAATCTCGGAATTTCAAATTTCCGAGGACAAAGAAAAAATCGCCATACGGATTGAAGATGACTTAAGAATTCTTAAAACTTCTAATCCTCCCTCGCCAGAACAAGAAAAAGAATGTGAAAATAAGTATACGAGAAAGTGTGGTTGGATAGATTTTCACAGGATCAATGTGGAAGTTCAACCACTGTTAGAATGGAGACAAATGCTTTGTGAAGCTTGGCGTCTACAAAAATTTTATTTTTGGAACAAAGACAAACTAGACAAAATCGAATGGGACAAGATCTTAGAAAAGTATTATCCTCTAGTTGAAAGAATAGCAACAAGAACAGAATTTTCTGATTTAATATGGGAAATGCAAGGAGAATTAAAATCATCACATGCCTACGAGATGGGGGGAGAATACAAGCCCAAACCAGTTTACAAAATAGGCTATTTAGGGGCAGATTTGATACTGGATGAAGATAAAAACCTTTACAAGATTAGTCACATTGTTAACGGGGATATATGGGACGAAAAAAATAAACCACCATTACTTGGGCCAGGAGTCGAAGTAAAAGAAGGAGATTACTTATTAGCGATAAACGGCATAGAAATAAAAGATAAAATACCCAATGAAATTTTGGTGAATTACAGTGGCAAAGATGTTGAAATAGTAGTATCAAACGGCGATAATATTGAACAAAAGAGAAAGTATGTTGTCAAAACGTTAAAAGATGAAACTTCTTTAAGATACAGAGAATGGGTAGAACAAAACAAGAAATATGTCCATGAAAAAACTAATTCACGGATTGGATACATTCACATCCCAGATATGGGATACACTGGATACGCAGAATTTCACAGAAACTTCTTAAGCGAAGTCAGATATGACGGACTCATAATCGATGTAAGGGTCAACAGTGGTGGTTTTGTATCTTCTCTGATCTTGGATAAATTGAATAGAAAGTTTATTGGATACGATCTCTCACCATATAGAGAGGCCGAAGCCTATCAATATGATAGTGTTAGAGGTCCAATGGTTGCTATAACTAACGAGTTTGCTGGTTCAGATGGCGATATTTTTAGCCACTCCTTCAAGTTGTTGAAACTAGGGAAACTTATAGGTAAAAGAACGTGGGGAGGAGTGATTGGAATTTGGCCCAGGAACCCACTGATTGATCATACTATAACAACCCAACCAGAAATGGCCTTTTGGTTCAAAGATGTTGGATGGGACGTCGAAAATTATGGAACCGATCCGGATATTGAAATAGATATTACCCCAAAAGATTACAAAGAAAAGAAAGATCCACAACTCGATATGGCTATAGAAATAGTACTACAACAACTGAAAGAGGATCCACCAATAGCTTCAAAAGATATCAAAAAACCATAA
- a CDS encoding 6-phosphofructokinase, which translates to MNKKNIIYAQSGGVTSVINASAYGLISKALKDPQIDKIYVGINGITGVLEGKLFDLTKESVDKINNLKATPASAFGTCRHRLKEGDEEGFQKLFKTFEDYNISYFFYNGGNDSMDTAHKIDEYSKKIGYDLKVIGIPKTIDNDLYGTDHSPGYGSAAKYLAISMLEASIDTRSMAKDSTKIFIMETMGRHAGWLTAATSLAKLNGDFGPHVILLPERIFEEDNFIDKVQKEVSKNGYCTIAVSEGIRYKSGAFVSDMGYTDSFGNRQLGDVGRVVANIILTRLGLKVHVSIPDYLQRSAGHIVSKTDQAEAVMIGEKALEYARDGISGFMVTINRLSNDPYKIEFGKVPLFEVANNTKYLPEEYISHDGYGVNDDFIDYAKPLIQGESYPSYENGIPKYVSFPIEDR; encoded by the coding sequence TTGAATAAAAAAAATATCATATATGCACAATCGGGAGGAGTTACTAGTGTCATAAATGCTTCTGCATATGGACTGATAAGCAAGGCTTTAAAGGATCCACAAATTGATAAGATATATGTGGGAATAAATGGTATTACAGGGGTTCTTGAAGGTAAATTATTCGATTTAACAAAAGAATCAGTTGATAAAATAAATAATTTGAAAGCTACACCAGCAAGCGCCTTTGGTACTTGCAGACATAGATTAAAAGAAGGTGATGAAGAAGGTTTTCAAAAACTTTTTAAAACGTTCGAAGATTACAATATTAGTTATTTCTTTTATAATGGTGGTAACGATTCTATGGACACAGCCCATAAAATTGACGAATATTCAAAAAAGATAGGTTATGATTTAAAAGTCATAGGGATTCCAAAAACAATAGATAACGATCTGTACGGCACTGATCACTCTCCAGGTTATGGTTCTGCAGCAAAGTATTTGGCAATTTCAATGTTGGAAGCAAGTATAGACACGCGTAGTATGGCAAAAGACTCTACAAAAATTTTCATAATGGAGACAATGGGCAGACATGCAGGTTGGCTTACAGCAGCTACTTCGTTGGCTAAATTAAATGGGGATTTTGGACCTCATGTTATTTTGTTACCAGAAAGGATTTTTGAAGAAGATAATTTTATAGATAAGGTTCAAAAAGAGGTAAGTAAGAATGGTTACTGTACGATAGCTGTTTCGGAAGGTATTAGGTATAAAAGCGGCGCATTTGTTTCTGATATGGGATACACCGATAGTTTTGGAAACAGACAGTTGGGAGATGTTGGAAGGGTTGTAGCCAACATTATTTTAACAAGGTTAGGCTTGAAGGTACATGTGTCCATTCCAGATTACCTCCAGAGAAGTGCAGGACACATCGTTAGTAAAACTGATCAAGCTGAAGCGGTTATGATAGGGGAAAAAGCCTTAGAATATGCTCGGGATGGTATCTCAGGATTTATGGTAACAATTAACCGTCTCTCAAATGACCCTTACAAAATAGAATTTGGAAAGGTCCCATTATTCGAGGTGGCAAATAACACCAAATATTTACCTGAAGAATATATTTCTCATGACGGTTACGGTGTAAATGATGATTTTATTGATTATGCCAAACCTTTAATTCAAGGAGAAAGTTATCCATCTTACGAAAATGGTATTCCTAAATACGTATCTTTTCCAATTGAAGATAGATAA
- the cas6 gene encoding CRISPR-associated endoribonuclease Cas6 yields the protein MVIKLVFGALEGDKIDLPVHYNRPLQGLFYYLMSNAVPKYHDLGTRSEDKKLKLFTFSRIYPYNSFKVEKRRMIFKGLFNIYFASPIDKLVEAVLNSLNEQKVVRIEKNYFTLMKYEVIHNEVDEEMLVKTLSPITAYSTIVLPNGNRYTHYFSPYSSDFKKLIEENLRRKALALEIGIKNNNFYIEPYGITEKNEKLLFYKDIIIKGWTGYFILKGDTQLLKLALNSGLGAKNAQGFGMILPVEKDSIKERSFLQLAEEG from the coding sequence TTGGTCATTAAGTTGGTATTCGGAGCTTTAGAAGGTGATAAAATTGATCTTCCTGTTCATTACAATAGACCTTTGCAAGGATTGTTTTACTATTTAATGTCTAATGCTGTGCCTAAGTACCACGATTTAGGAACAAGATCTGAAGATAAGAAGTTGAAGCTTTTCACTTTTTCAAGAATTTATCCCTATAACTCTTTTAAAGTTGAGAAAAGAAGAATGATTTTTAAAGGTTTATTCAATATTTATTTCGCTTCACCAATTGATAAATTAGTAGAAGCAGTTTTGAATTCTTTAAATGAACAAAAGGTTGTGAGAATCGAAAAAAATTATTTTACTTTGATGAAGTATGAAGTTATTCATAATGAAGTTGATGAAGAAATGCTTGTTAAAACTTTGTCTCCCATTACAGCATATTCAACTATCGTTTTACCAAACGGGAATCGTTATACTCATTATTTTTCTCCTTACTCATCAGATTTTAAAAAACTGATAGAAGAAAATCTCAGGAGAAAAGCTTTGGCATTGGAAATTGGAATAAAAAATAACAATTTTTATATTGAGCCTTATGGTATAACGGAAAAAAATGAAAAATTACTTTTTTACAAAGATATTATTATAAAAGGATGGACTGGATATTTCATTTTAAAAGGTGATACTCAATTGTTGAAATTAGCGCTTAATTCGGGATTGGGAGCTAAAAATGCACAAGGTTTTGGAATGATCCTTCCTGTAGAAAAGGATTCCATCAAAGAAAGAAGTTTTTTACAACTTGCTGAAGAAGGCTGA
- a CDS encoding ABC transporter ATP-binding protein — protein sequence MAQVILDKVNKVYPNGFHAVKDADFVIEDKEFLVLLGPSGCGKTTTLRMIAGLEDITEGTIKIDQKVVNDVEPKDRDIAMVFQNYALYPHMTVYDNMAFGLKLRKTPKDEIERRVRNAAKILGIDHLLDRKPKQLSGGQRQRVALGRAIVRDPKVFLFDEPLSNLDAKLRVQMRAELKKLQKRLEATVAYVTHDQVEAMTMADKIVIMNEGVIQQVGGAFDVYNNPANIFVAGFIGTPPMNFLNVKVTRDNGIWFKAEGISIKVPEDKASLLENYIDKDIIFGVRPEDIYDKNFFEGADESNILNTMVDVVEPLGSETLLHLTINGQSMTAKVSPQTRAESGQNFEVAIDLKMIHAFDKETEQAIF from the coding sequence ATGGCTCAAGTTATATTAGACAAGGTTAACAAAGTTTACCCAAATGGATTTCATGCTGTAAAGGATGCAGATTTTGTAATAGAAGATAAGGAGTTTCTTGTACTACTCGGCCCTTCAGGATGTGGAAAAACTACTACTTTGAGGATGATTGCAGGGTTAGAAGACATTACAGAAGGAACAATAAAAATTGACCAAAAAGTTGTAAATGATGTGGAACCGAAGGATAGAGATATAGCTATGGTTTTCCAAAATTATGCCCTTTATCCACATATGACGGTTTACGACAACATGGCTTTTGGATTGAAATTAAGGAAAACACCTAAAGACGAAATCGAGAGGAGAGTTCGAAACGCCGCAAAAATTCTTGGGATTGACCATTTATTGGATAGAAAACCGAAACAATTATCAGGGGGGCAAAGACAGAGAGTTGCACTAGGTAGAGCTATCGTAAGGGATCCTAAAGTGTTCTTATTTGATGAGCCTCTTTCAAACTTAGATGCAAAATTAAGGGTTCAGATGAGAGCTGAGCTTAAGAAACTACAAAAAAGGTTGGAAGCTACAGTCGCTTATGTTACACATGACCAAGTTGAGGCTATGACTATGGCTGATAAAATTGTTATTATGAACGAAGGAGTAATTCAACAGGTTGGAGGAGCTTTTGATGTATACAATAATCCGGCCAACATTTTTGTCGCTGGATTTATTGGGACGCCTCCAATGAATTTCTTAAATGTAAAAGTAACAAGAGATAATGGTATTTGGTTCAAAGCAGAGGGAATCTCTATAAAAGTGCCCGAGGATAAAGCATCTTTACTTGAAAATTATATAGATAAAGATATTATCTTTGGTGTAAGACCAGAAGATATCTATGATAAAAACTTTTTTGAAGGTGCTGATGAATCTAATATTTTAAACACTATGGTTGATGTTGTTGAGCCTTTGGGTAGTGAGACTTTACTTCATTTAACTATCAATGGTCAATCTATGACCGCAAAGGTAAGCCCTCAAACACGAGCAGAATCTGGACAGAATTTTGAAGTCGCAATCGATTTAAAAATGATACATGCTTTCGATAAGGAAACAGAACAAGCTATATTTTAA
- a CDS encoding type II toxin-antitoxin system Phd/YefM family antitoxin: MYLKDFTFYSLAEAKAKFSQVVDEVENKDVVITKNGLPKVVLLDYDKFVKLMDFVDEVRDISLFEIENVEEYQRIKDFFKDFDY; encoded by the coding sequence ATGTATTTAAAAGATTTTACATTTTATAGTTTAGCTGAAGCTAAAGCAAAATTCTCTCAAGTTGTTGATGAAGTTGAAAACAAAGACGTTGTTATCACCAAAAATGGTTTGCCAAAGGTTGTTTTGTTAGACTATGATAAATTCGTAAAACTCATGGATTTTGTTGATGAAGTTAGAGATATTTCCCTTTTTGAGATAGAAAACGTTGAAGAATATCAGAGAATTAAAGATTTTTTTAAGGATTTTGATTACTGA
- a CDS encoding B12-binding domain-containing radical SAM protein — protein sequence MNFLVVNPWIYDFAAYDFWLKPLGLLYISEVLTYLGHNVTFIDLLNRHDNDLIVKHPPKDKKYGTGKFYNERVEKPTILKNIHRKFKRYGLPLKLFESKLEAIKKQNKVDAILVGITLTYWYYGGEKTIEILRSFFPKTPIFLGGIYSTLYTEHAKDVFSKFKVNICPGTGIFPLKKVLEILNENLTELNNFNWFEDIDLTYDFYDSYLTYVVLVSSVGCPFHCTYCVTPKMWKFQYRSINKIINNIEYILKKRPYVKDFVFFDDAFLLRKDIKELLESLSKFNVQYHLPNGVHARRVDDEIALLLKKANFKTIKLGYESYDFNIQKGTGFKVTNNDLVKAITSLKNAGFEMNDIYAYVLVNLPSQNKDDVKQAVDFCHSLGIKVNLNEFTPIPGTVEYEELVKKNAISSNTDPLLLNNTIIPYWSHFSLSISDLEEVKKYTEVKYTD from the coding sequence TTGAACTTCTTGGTTGTTAATCCTTGGATCTACGATTTTGCCGCATATGATTTTTGGCTTAAGCCATTAGGGTTGTTATACATAAGTGAGGTACTAACTTATTTAGGTCACAATGTAACGTTTATAGATCTGCTAAATCGGCATGATAACGATTTAATTGTAAAACATCCTCCAAAAGATAAAAAGTACGGAACTGGTAAATTTTATAATGAAAGAGTCGAAAAGCCAACTATATTAAAGAATATCCATAGAAAATTCAAAAGGTATGGATTACCTTTAAAATTGTTTGAAAGTAAATTAGAAGCAATAAAAAAACAGAACAAAGTTGATGCAATCTTGGTGGGAATCACTTTAACATACTGGTACTACGGTGGGGAAAAAACCATCGAAATTTTGAGAAGCTTCTTTCCAAAAACTCCTATTTTTTTAGGTGGTATTTATTCCACCTTGTATACTGAACATGCAAAAGATGTTTTTTCCAAATTTAAAGTTAATATTTGCCCAGGAACGGGCATATTTCCTTTAAAGAAAGTTTTGGAAATACTAAACGAGAATCTTACAGAATTAAATAACTTCAACTGGTTTGAAGATATTGATCTGACCTATGATTTTTATGATTCCTATCTCACTTATGTTGTTTTGGTTTCTTCCGTAGGTTGTCCTTTTCATTGTACGTATTGTGTAACTCCCAAGATGTGGAAATTTCAATACAGGAGTATAAACAAAATAATAAATAATATAGAGTATATTCTTAAAAAAAGACCTTATGTAAAAGATTTCGTTTTTTTTGACGATGCGTTCTTATTAAGAAAAGATATTAAAGAATTGTTGGAATCTTTATCTAAATTTAACGTTCAATATCATCTGCCCAATGGTGTACATGCCCGACGTGTTGATGATGAAATAGCTTTGTTATTAAAAAAAGCAAATTTTAAAACTATAAAACTCGGGTACGAAAGCTATGATTTTAATATTCAAAAAGGAACGGGGTTTAAGGTAACTAATAACGATCTTGTTAAAGCCATTACATCTCTAAAAAATGCTGGTTTTGAGATGAATGATATTTATGCCTACGTGTTGGTGAATCTACCATCTCAAAATAAAGATGATGTAAAACAAGCTGTAGATTTCTGCCATTCGCTCGGAATAAAGGTGAATTTAAACGAATTTACTCCAATTCCTGGTACCGTTGAATATGAAGAACTTGTCAAAAAAAATGCTATATCTTCAAACACGGATCCTTTGCTTCTTAACAACACTATTATTCCTTATTGGTCGCATTTTAGTCTTTCCATTAGTGATCTTGAAGAAGTTAAGAAATATACTGAAGTCAAATATACCGATTAG
- a CDS encoding type III pantothenate kinase, whose product MELLFDVGNSYTMVGIHEDGKFLTWRIGPSSFESEDGLFVVISNLLDRANVDLKRITLAGISSVVPNVNFILEQMLKKYFSVETIFVTTKNKINDIAYLVDYPNEIGADRICNVIACKEEYGDHVIALDFGTAITVDVLEGGNFVGGAIIPGFKTAISALFSRTAQLPKVEIKVPEYHLGKNTVDNIQIGVIKTTLYGIERLIHEIKRERNKDFVVVATGGDMSFLSSKVSIFKHYDPYLTLKGILYYSREIKKLR is encoded by the coding sequence TTGGAACTTTTATTTGATGTTGGTAACTCTTATACAATGGTAGGTATACACGAAGATGGTAAATTTTTGACGTGGAGAATTGGACCTAGTAGTTTTGAATCGGAGGATGGGTTATTTGTTGTCATTTCAAATTTATTAGATCGAGCAAATGTTGATTTAAAAAGGATAACTTTGGCAGGTATCTCATCCGTGGTTCCCAATGTTAACTTTATTTTAGAACAAATGTTAAAGAAATATTTTAGTGTTGAAACTATTTTTGTTACTACTAAGAATAAAATTAATGATATAGCATATTTGGTTGACTATCCTAATGAAATAGGTGCAGATAGAATATGCAACGTTATTGCATGTAAAGAAGAGTATGGCGATCACGTAATTGCTCTAGATTTTGGAACCGCTATAACCGTTGATGTTTTGGAAGGGGGTAATTTTGTAGGAGGGGCGATAATTCCAGGATTTAAGACGGCTATAAGCGCTTTGTTTTCTAGAACTGCCCAGCTTCCTAAGGTGGAGATAAAGGTGCCTGAATACCATTTGGGAAAAAATACAGTCGACAATATTCAAATAGGGGTAATAAAAACAACATTATATGGGATAGAAAGGCTTATTCACGAAATAAAACGAGAAAGGAACAAAGATTTTGTCGTTGTAGCAACGGGAGGAGACATGAGTTTCCTCTCAAGTAAAGTATCTATTTTCAAACATTACGATCCATATTTAACCCTAAAGGGGATATTATATTATTCTAGAGAAATCAAAAAATTGCGATAG